One window of Chamaesiphon minutus PCC 6605 genomic DNA carries:
- a CDS encoding RecQ family ATP-dependent DNA helicase, with protein MDRIHAKLQQVWGYDRLRTPQGEIIDCLLQQRDALIVMPTGGGKSLCFQLPALLSEGVTLVISPLVALMENQVQELIVKGVAAGLLHSEIPTSERSQTLRRLASHQLKLLYLSPETLLSTPVWEKLCDPELKIDRLVIDEAHCLVHWGETFRPTYRRLGAIRATLIQSKPLGTKISIAAFTATADPRSQQTIERVLQLDKPAKFLLTPYRPNLHLSVNQIWTPSGRKHRLIRFIDKYPQQSGLIYVRTRDTSAELAAWLAARGDTTAAYHAGLSPQARRRLEGDWLSGKLQYVVCTCAFGMGINKANVRWIAHFHPPVLLAEYIQEIGRAGRDGQPSEALLLACESTGLLYPEDRQRNRFFTESVDRYYNLATAMAKKLPASGDIQQIERQFPKSAVALSLLHSVGELAWETPFKYRRTITGKSPDWKLLRSQHQQLFREVPTYITESGCRWKYLLTAFGAKPAQSNWRCGRCDRCLAS; from the coding sequence ATGGATCGAATTCACGCCAAATTGCAACAGGTTTGGGGCTACGATCGACTCAGAACCCCTCAAGGAGAAATAATTGACTGTTTGCTCCAACAGCGGGATGCACTGATTGTGATGCCGACTGGTGGGGGGAAATCTTTGTGCTTTCAGCTACCAGCTTTATTGAGCGAGGGCGTGACGTTGGTAATTTCGCCCCTAGTTGCCTTGATGGAAAATCAAGTGCAGGAATTAATCGTCAAAGGAGTAGCAGCGGGATTGCTACATAGCGAGATTCCGACATCCGAGCGGAGCCAAACACTACGACGCCTAGCCTCGCACCAATTGAAACTGCTATATCTCTCCCCAGAAACCCTACTTTCGACACCAGTGTGGGAGAAATTATGCGATCCCGAACTGAAGATCGATCGACTCGTTATCGATGAAGCTCATTGTCTGGTACATTGGGGCGAAACATTTCGTCCCACCTATCGACGATTGGGGGCGATTCGCGCCACCTTAATTCAATCTAAGCCACTAGGCACTAAAATCTCGATCGCGGCCTTTACAGCGACTGCTGACCCCCGATCGCAGCAGACAATCGAACGAGTACTGCAACTCGACAAGCCAGCAAAATTTTTGCTCACTCCTTACCGCCCAAATCTGCACTTATCAGTCAACCAAATTTGGACGCCGAGCGGACGCAAACATCGGTTAATTAGGTTTATCGACAAATATCCACAGCAATCTGGATTAATCTATGTGAGAACTCGCGACACGAGTGCAGAATTGGCCGCATGGTTAGCAGCGCGCGGTGATACCACAGCAGCTTATCATGCGGGTTTGAGTCCCCAAGCGCGACGGCGGCTCGAGGGCGACTGGTTGAGTGGAAAATTACAATACGTGGTCTGTACCTGTGCGTTTGGGATGGGGATTAATAAAGCAAATGTGCGGTGGATCGCTCATTTTCATCCGCCAGTATTATTAGCTGAATATATTCAGGAAATCGGTCGAGCCGGACGAGATGGCCAGCCATCTGAGGCATTATTATTAGCGTGCGAATCAACAGGTTTATTGTATCCAGAAGACCGCCAGCGCAACAGATTTTTTACTGAAAGTGTCGATCGATATTACAATCTTGCAACGGCCATGGCAAAAAAACTCCCAGCTAGTGGTGACATACAGCAGATCGAGCGGCAATTTCCAAAAAGTGCAGTTGCTTTATCTCTATTGCATAGTGTCGGCGAGCTAGCCTGGGAAACACCATTTAAATATCGTCGCACCATAACTGGGAAGTCACCCGATTGGAAGTTGTTGCGATCGCAACACCAGCAACTTTTTCGCGAAGTTCCGACTTATATTACTGAGTCTGGCTGTCGCTGGAAATATTTACTTACTGCTTTTGGTGCGAAGCCAGCGCAAAGTAATTGGCGGTGCGGTCGTTGCGATCGCTGTTTGGCAAGTTAG
- a CDS encoding TnsA endonuclease N-terminal domain-containing protein, protein MNPREFERWCQTLNLPPAAIEAIAKIRSAPPSRRVQGRASNVSGTYPSQKMGLTIQFESHKVELWAIYLMEHDPTVLEFYDQPSCFKIQYTNKSGRKIGHYHTPDFFVLGTKSAAWVEWKTEAELEKLSEKYPTRYLQAADGSWRCPPGEAYASPLGLEYHVRTDASLDPIYIQNLIFLEDYLGFKTDSNPSIQALVKERVKTAPGITLAALLASSPQISANDVYVMIVLDQLYIALLDVPLVQHERVRLYPDRQTYDTYRESSQHQKDLTIADTAPPTLVANTRLRWDGRLWTLVNLGETTTTLLPEIGQPLQISSAFFYQLLDGGAINFPETEGATNPAVIALMEGASPSDLRTANQRFGAVMAEREQGAAGQSDVSKRTLYRWLKQLKEAELKYGCGYVGLLPKTQARGNRTTKAPNVSSELLNTFITGQFETPTQAPAASVYRAYQRACEQQGIPSLSRCTFYARLQQRPIHEQTEKRKGSKAAYRHQPWYWELTYSTPRHGDRPLGIVHIDHTQLDLELRSATTGRLLGRPWLTLMVDAYSRRILTIYLTFDPPSYRSCMMAIRICVQRFGRFPQAIVVDGGKEFHSVYFDTLLARYHCTKKTRPGAKPRFGSVIERLFGTTNTQLIFNLSGNTQATKQVREITKAVNPKQHALWTLGDLYAYLVEYAYVVYDQNEHPALSMSPQSAYEQGEMNAGERLHRRIAYDEDFILATHPSPRSGQALVQPGKGIKLNYLYYWSDAFRHPEVERTKVSVRYDPFDLGVAYAYVQGRWVKCISQYYSIFSGRSERELLLASLEIKQQAKLTQTNTTISAKRLADFLSNVTAHEALMLQRLRDLEGQNVLNTLGQRASSAPQSQPQPQTEPLAPNSLQTLAPTQPSPALVLDLSQIPLFEEYR, encoded by the coding sequence TTGAACCCAAGAGAATTTGAACGATGGTGTCAGACACTGAACTTGCCACCAGCAGCCATCGAAGCGATCGCTAAGATCCGGTCGGCTCCCCCAAGCCGTCGCGTCCAAGGACGAGCCTCTAATGTCAGCGGTACCTACCCTTCCCAAAAAATGGGGTTGACCATCCAATTTGAAAGCCACAAGGTAGAATTGTGGGCGATCTACTTGATGGAACACGACCCAACTGTTCTAGAGTTTTACGACCAACCATCCTGCTTTAAAATTCAATACACCAACAAATCTGGACGCAAGATCGGTCACTATCACACGCCAGACTTCTTTGTCCTGGGCACCAAATCAGCCGCCTGGGTGGAATGGAAAACCGAAGCCGAACTGGAGAAACTGAGTGAAAAATATCCCACTCGTTATCTCCAAGCCGCAGATGGCTCGTGGCGATGCCCGCCTGGAGAGGCTTATGCTTCTCCATTGGGTCTTGAATATCACGTTCGCACTGATGCCTCATTAGACCCCATCTATATCCAGAACTTAATCTTCCTAGAGGATTACCTCGGATTTAAGACAGACAGTAATCCGTCGATTCAAGCACTGGTCAAAGAGAGAGTTAAAACAGCACCAGGCATCACTTTAGCCGCTCTGTTGGCATCCTCACCCCAAATCAGTGCCAATGATGTCTATGTGATGATAGTCCTCGACCAACTCTACATCGCACTCTTAGATGTGCCGCTCGTACAGCACGAACGAGTACGGCTATATCCAGACCGCCAGACTTATGACACTTATCGAGAAAGTTCTCAACACCAAAAAGATCTAACTATTGCTGACACTGCACCACCGACATTAGTTGCCAACACTCGTCTGCGCTGGGATGGCAGACTCTGGACATTAGTTAATCTGGGAGAGACAACCACTACCCTACTACCAGAAATCGGACAGCCACTGCAAATATCTTCCGCATTCTTTTACCAACTTCTCGACGGCGGAGCAATTAACTTTCCTGAAACAGAAGGAGCGACGAATCCAGCAGTAATAGCATTGATGGAGGGAGCATCCCCAAGCGATCTGAGAACAGCTAACCAACGGTTTGGGGCAGTCATGGCAGAGCGAGAGCAAGGAGCCGCAGGGCAGAGCGATGTCTCCAAACGGACTCTGTACCGATGGTTGAAGCAGTTGAAAGAGGCAGAACTTAAATACGGTTGCGGCTATGTCGGATTGCTACCCAAAACGCAAGCACGGGGGAACCGGACAACCAAAGCCCCAAACGTATCGAGTGAATTACTCAACACCTTTATTACCGGGCAGTTTGAAACCCCCACCCAAGCACCCGCCGCTTCAGTCTATCGAGCATACCAACGAGCTTGCGAACAGCAGGGCATTCCCTCACTGTCGCGGTGTACTTTTTACGCTCGTCTCCAACAACGACCGATTCACGAGCAGACTGAAAAGCGCAAAGGCTCTAAAGCTGCCTATCGCCACCAACCTTGGTATTGGGAACTAACTTACAGTACCCCTCGCCACGGCGACCGCCCCCTGGGTATCGTTCATATCGACCACACTCAACTCGATCTAGAATTGCGTTCTGCGACAACAGGAAGATTGCTGGGAAGACCTTGGCTGACCTTAATGGTAGATGCCTATTCACGCCGCATCCTCACCATTTATCTGACCTTCGACCCACCCAGTTACCGTTCCTGCATGATGGCGATTCGCATCTGCGTTCAACGCTTCGGTCGCTTCCCGCAAGCCATCGTGGTCGATGGTGGGAAAGAGTTTCACAGCGTCTATTTTGACACCTTACTCGCGCGTTATCACTGTACCAAAAAGACTCGTCCTGGAGCCAAACCCCGCTTTGGTAGTGTAATCGAGCGACTGTTTGGGACTACCAATACCCAGTTAATCTTCAACTTGTCAGGCAACACCCAAGCGACCAAACAAGTGCGAGAAATTACCAAGGCAGTTAACCCCAAACAACATGCCCTGTGGACATTGGGCGATTTGTACGCCTATTTGGTTGAGTATGCCTATGTTGTTTACGACCAAAACGAACACCCAGCCTTATCGATGTCACCCCAGAGTGCTTACGAGCAGGGAGAAATGAACGCAGGGGAACGACTGCATCGGCGGATTGCTTATGATGAAGATTTTATCCTCGCCACTCACCCCAGTCCGCGTTCGGGACAGGCTTTAGTTCAACCTGGAAAGGGGATTAAATTGAATTACCTCTACTATTGGAGCGATGCGTTCCGCCATCCTGAAGTCGAACGCACGAAAGTCTCAGTGCGTTACGACCCCTTCGATTTAGGCGTGGCTTATGCTTACGTTCAAGGGCGATGGGTTAAGTGCATTTCTCAGTATTACAGCATTTTCTCAGGACGCAGCGAACGAGAACTGCTGTTAGCTTCGCTCGAAATCAAGCAACAAGCCAAACTCACTCAGACGAACACTACTATTTCGGCTAAACGTCTAGCTGATTTCCTTAGTAATGTCACCGCTCATGAGGCTTTGATGCTGCAACGCTTGCGGGATTTGGAGGGGCAAAATGTCCTCAATACACTCGGACAAAGAGCGTCGTCTGCTCCACAGAGCCAGCCCCAGCCACAAACAGAACCACTCGCTCCTAATAGTCTTCAAACCCTTGCTCCCACTCAACCTAGTCCAGCCTTAGTCTTAGATCTGTCCCAAATCCCGTTGTTTGAGGAGTACCGTTAA
- a CDS encoding Gfo/Idh/MocA family protein, with protein sequence MSTRQLDTQSQSGSPQPLKVGLIGIGNMGQHHARVLSLLKNVKLVGIADVNVEHGLEAASKYKARFYEDYRELLSQVDAVCIAVPTRLHYEVGIACLQAGIHVLIEKPIAATIEEAEALVNAAAESQCILQVGHIERFNPVFQELSQVLKTEKVLALEAHRMSPYSNRANDVSVVLDLMIHDIDLLLELAGAPVVGLTASGSRCAESKYLDYVTATLGFANGVVATLTASKVTHRKTRTIAAHCRQSLTEANFLSNEISIHRHNADLLNEYHQGLYRQDGLIEKVYVKNVEPLYAELEHFVNCVRCGSEPSVGGEQALKALRLATLIEQMALDGKVWKLSDRDRLELLTNQCVTSGITWRKMTTYA encoded by the coding sequence ATGTCAACCAGACAGTTAGACACACAAAGTCAGTCGGGTTCGCCCCAGCCCCTAAAAGTAGGACTTATTGGGATCGGTAATATGGGACAACACCACGCCAGGGTGTTGAGCCTACTCAAAAACGTCAAACTGGTTGGCATCGCTGATGTCAATGTCGAACACGGCTTGGAAGCAGCGAGTAAGTATAAGGCTAGATTTTATGAAGACTATCGCGAACTACTCTCTCAGGTAGACGCCGTTTGTATTGCCGTCCCGACAAGGCTGCACTACGAAGTGGGGATTGCTTGTTTGCAAGCGGGAATTCACGTTTTAATCGAAAAACCGATCGCGGCAACGATCGAAGAAGCAGAAGCTTTAGTGAATGCAGCGGCTGAGTCTCAGTGTATCCTCCAAGTCGGACATATCGAACGCTTCAACCCCGTTTTCCAAGAACTCAGTCAAGTCCTCAAAACCGAGAAAGTTTTGGCTCTAGAAGCGCACCGGATGAGTCCTTACTCCAATCGCGCCAATGATGTCTCTGTCGTCCTCGATTTGATGATTCACGACATCGATTTATTGCTAGAACTGGCTGGTGCGCCTGTTGTCGGCTTGACTGCTAGTGGTAGTCGTTGTGCTGAGTCCAAATATTTAGACTATGTAACCGCAACACTCGGTTTTGCTAATGGTGTCGTCGCCACCCTGACTGCTAGTAAAGTCACCCACCGCAAGACGCGGACTATCGCCGCTCATTGTCGTCAATCCTTGACAGAAGCAAACTTCCTCAGCAATGAAATCTCGATCCACCGTCATAATGCGGATCTGCTCAATGAGTATCACCAAGGTTTATACCGTCAGGATGGACTGATCGAAAAAGTTTATGTCAAAAATGTCGAGCCGTTATATGCCGAATTAGAGCATTTTGTCAACTGTGTTAGGTGCGGGAGCGAACCGTCCGTCGGGGGCGAACAGGCACTTAAAGCCTTGCGTCTGGCTACATTAATCGAACAGATGGCTCTCGATGGCAAGGTCTGGAAGTTATCCGATCGCGATCGATTAGAGCTACTAACCAATCAATGTGTGACTTCTGGCATAACTTGGCGGAAAATGACAACTTATGCTTGA
- the queC gene encoding 7-cyano-7-deazaguanine synthase QueC, which yields MKAVILLSGGLDSSTVLYLAKSEGYSCYALSFDYQQRHRRELEAANAIASAAGVVAHQVVSFDLRLWGGSALTDDRIALPQERNLAQMSESIPVTYVPARNTIFLSFALAYAEAIEASRVYIGVNALDYSGYPDCRPDYIDAMRSVFRLGTKQGREGDPIEIVTPLIDLKKTEIIQLGDRLGVPWAQTWSCYSGDRVPCGTCDSCRLRLAAFEELGMVDPGR from the coding sequence GTGAAAGCAGTTATTCTCCTCTCAGGTGGTTTAGATTCTTCGACGGTGTTGTACTTAGCCAAGAGTGAGGGTTATAGCTGTTATGCCCTCTCTTTTGATTATCAACAACGTCATCGGCGCGAACTTGAAGCTGCGAATGCGATCGCGAGTGCTGCTGGGGTAGTCGCCCATCAAGTCGTGAGCTTCGATCTCCGTTTGTGGGGAGGTTCGGCACTCACAGACGATCGGATCGCACTGCCACAAGAACGAAATCTCGCTCAAATGTCAGAATCTATTCCCGTGACGTATGTTCCCGCACGCAACACGATTTTTTTGAGTTTCGCGCTCGCATATGCCGAAGCGATCGAGGCTAGTCGAGTTTACATTGGTGTCAATGCTCTCGATTATTCGGGCTATCCAGATTGTCGCCCCGATTATATCGATGCGATGCGCTCTGTGTTTCGATTGGGCACCAAGCAAGGTAGAGAAGGCGATCCGATCGAAATCGTCACCCCATTAATCGATCTCAAAAAAACTGAAATTATCCAGCTCGGCGATCGATTGGGCGTACCCTGGGCACAAACTTGGTCTTGCTACTCAGGCGATCGAGTCCCCTGCGGGACTTGCGACTCCTGCCGCTTGCGGTTAGCAGCTTTTGAAGAGCTAGGGATGGTAGATCCGGGGAGATAG
- a CDS encoding DUF2809 domain-containing protein, which translates to MFIKSYPKRSLFLVNILAIVPLGYLIRFSPSLPEYIRDPGGSIAYQTVWILLVLFIYPVAHRRLTAICVCVGSCALEFLQLYQPPWLQAIRATLPGRLILGTTFLWSDLPVYFVGAYLGWLWVRWLDRIGDRG; encoded by the coding sequence ATGTTTATTAAATCTTATCCCAAGCGATCGCTTTTTTTAGTCAATATACTAGCAATCGTTCCACTCGGCTACCTTATCCGCTTTAGTCCTAGTTTACCCGAATATATCCGCGATCCGGGTGGGAGTATTGCCTACCAAACCGTGTGGATATTATTGGTGTTATTTATCTATCCTGTGGCTCACCGTCGGCTGACGGCCATCTGTGTCTGTGTGGGATCTTGCGCGCTCGAATTTCTCCAGCTTTATCAACCACCTTGGCTCCAAGCAATTCGGGCAACCTTACCCGGACGTCTCATTCTCGGTACGACCTTCTTATGGTCGGATCTGCCAGTTTATTTTGTCGGTGCTTATCTTGGCTGGCTGTGGGTACGTTGGTTGGATCGGATCGGGGATCGGGGATAA
- a CDS encoding class I SAM-dependent methyltransferase produces the protein MTSSIGNKDLFASVEFSTWIEIEHIFAEEKYMIQKYLQPHLKTVEAGTNGGRILLNMKEMGFTALAGFDNVPELIEAAIARNPERDIDFQVQDAVKLSYPDDSFDQILYLQQILCLLESEDRLKAMQESLRILKPGGIGLFSFLNFESRSSQFPFSIYIAYLKALRKLRGNALSIQYLPWIVLGGKFNFESTLLDRSPHVYWYRISEAYAELKSVGFKIVGIGTIPQILAGDLKTTDRELLTEQTSGTLYIAVQKP, from the coding sequence ATGACATCTTCGATCGGTAACAAAGATTTATTTGCTAGCGTCGAGTTTTCGACTTGGATCGAAATCGAACATATATTTGCAGAAGAGAAATATATGATTCAAAAATATCTTCAGCCACACCTAAAAACAGTTGAAGCAGGTACCAATGGCGGTAGAATCCTGCTGAATATGAAAGAAATGGGATTTACAGCTCTAGCTGGATTCGATAACGTTCCAGAATTAATCGAGGCAGCGATCGCTAGAAATCCCGAGCGAGATATTGATTTTCAAGTTCAAGATGCGGTGAAATTATCTTATCCAGACGATAGCTTCGACCAAATTCTTTATTTACAACAGATTCTGTGTTTGCTCGAATCTGAAGATAGACTCAAAGCAATGCAAGAATCTTTGCGAATTCTTAAGCCAGGGGGAATCGGCTTATTTTCATTCCTGAATTTTGAGTCGCGCAGCTCGCAGTTCCCATTTTCAATATATATAGCCTATCTCAAAGCATTACGAAAATTGAGGGGCAACGCTTTGAGTATTCAATATTTACCGTGGATCGTGCTCGGTGGTAAATTTAATTTTGAATCGACACTGCTAGATCGATCGCCTCATGTATATTGGTATCGAATCTCAGAAGCCTATGCCGAATTAAAATCTGTCGGGTTTAAGATTGTCGGTATTGGCACTATCCCCCAAATTCTGGCAGGCGATCTAAAAACTACCGATCGCGAATTATTAACCGAACAGACTTCTGGTACATTGTACATTGCCGTCCAGAAGCCATAA
- a CDS encoding hemolysin family protein yields MNDPHPLLGGSDIGWRLLLVLGLIAIDAFFVVAEFSILSVRRSRISQLVAAGDDRAKQVQDLQRRIDRLLSTTQVGISLSSLALGWIGERAIVQILMQYLENIPLAHSLAIPITFILLAYLQIVFGELIPKSIALIYAEQIARVLGAPSLAIARIFSPLIWVLDRSTKLCLRLVGIKERYDSRDRVTFKELQAIVSTERESSGLALEQREVLTKVLEFANKIASDVMIPCTQIVTVPKTASCQTLLIKVATTGYSRYPVTDTSLNKIVGIVAFKDFGTLLTQGKPAGQISIAKWIKPVEFVAESTPVSVVLQQMQLSDTHMTIVVDEFGNTAGLITRQDAIEEMIGMKVTSERPTQLIQKLSDGTFLVQAQINLEDLNTQLKLALPLADDYQTLAGFLLNKLQHFPQIGESLEYGDWILTIVSTIGPRIDRVRVRMRRGG; encoded by the coding sequence ATGAACGATCCTCATCCACTTTTAGGTGGTTCAGACATTGGGTGGCGACTGCTACTGGTATTGGGATTGATTGCGATCGATGCCTTTTTTGTCGTTGCTGAGTTTTCGATCTTATCAGTGAGAAGATCGCGAATTAGTCAGTTAGTGGCGGCTGGTGACGATCGCGCCAAACAAGTGCAAGATCTGCAACGTAGGATCGATCGATTGCTCTCGACTACCCAAGTCGGTATTTCGCTCTCTAGTTTGGCACTTGGCTGGATTGGCGAACGCGCGATCGTCCAAATTTTGATGCAGTATTTAGAAAATATCCCACTGGCGCATTCGCTGGCGATTCCGATTACCTTCATCCTGTTGGCATATCTCCAGATTGTCTTTGGGGAACTGATTCCCAAATCGATCGCGTTGATTTATGCCGAACAAATCGCCCGCGTGTTGGGTGCGCCGAGCCTTGCGATCGCGCGGATTTTTAGTCCGCTGATTTGGGTACTCGATCGATCCACCAAACTGTGTTTGCGATTAGTCGGCATCAAAGAGCGGTACGATAGTCGCGATCGGGTGACATTTAAAGAGTTACAAGCAATCGTCTCCACAGAACGCGAATCCAGCGGACTAGCACTCGAACAACGCGAAGTTTTAACTAAAGTCCTCGAATTTGCCAACAAGATCGCCTCTGATGTGATGATACCCTGTACCCAGATCGTCACCGTACCAAAAACAGCCAGTTGTCAAACACTGCTGATTAAAGTAGCGACAACTGGCTATTCCCGCTATCCCGTCACCGATACATCGCTCAATAAAATTGTCGGTATCGTTGCTTTTAAAGATTTTGGGACCTTACTTACTCAAGGCAAACCAGCCGGACAAATTTCGATTGCCAAATGGATTAAACCAGTAGAATTTGTTGCCGAATCTACACCCGTAAGCGTGGTTCTCCAACAGATGCAGCTCTCCGACACTCACATGACGATCGTGGTTGATGAATTTGGTAATACTGCTGGTTTAATTACCCGTCAAGATGCGATCGAGGAGATGATCGGCATGAAAGTCACCTCCGAGCGACCCACTCAATTAATTCAGAAGCTCTCGGACGGGACATTTCTCGTCCAAGCTCAAATCAATCTCGAAGATCTCAACACTCAACTCAAGCTCGCTCTTCCCTTAGCCGATGATTATCAAACTCTAGCGGGATTTTTGCTTAACAAATTGCAACATTTCCCCCAGATCGGGGAATCCTTAGAGTACGGAGATTGGATTCTGACGATTGTTTCGACCATCGGGCCGAGGATCGATCGGGTGCGGGTAAGGATGCGGAGAGGAGGCTAG
- a CDS encoding ATP-binding protein: protein MKDVVTVDLTLELTSKLNHFKEYAVSHPQLLQVDKVLMQAIQEPAGFAHVLIYGPSGVGKTTMIRQISRRLNEISNEIPPAVVTDRSSYSNGGVAPVPLLLLETRPPDGGAFNRADYYRTALKLLGEPFYERRLLVDIDTEQTIEKKGRGRSKATQFNDSPELRHALEAAMAKRGVRAVILDEAQHLMKVGSGASGGKLLDQLDWIKSMTNVTGVLHILIGTYELLNFRNLSGQASRRGLDLHFPRYLFQHEQDRQDFQGVLLALLKQVPLTTDIPALMQHWFYFYERSIGCIGVLKDWLIRAVAAAIREGSDTLTQGRLEEHALSLSQCERMALDAIEGEQKLGYAESRRDHLWRLLQSGMTSTTVPTTVVSTTVAVEDAPPPAKKPRKKRSTSSTTESVTASVETFETIVEPVPPKKRRSKKAVTTPAPVPDPVPETLNVTTNDLAVDLLGAEIPLPVAEPAKKKNSRRVGQRNPQRDPVG, encoded by the coding sequence ATGAAGGATGTTGTGACTGTCGATCTGACGCTGGAATTAACATCCAAGCTGAATCACTTTAAAGAGTATGCTGTGTCACATCCTCAACTACTCCAGGTAGATAAGGTATTGATGCAAGCCATTCAAGAACCCGCTGGATTTGCTCATGTGCTGATTTATGGGCCTTCTGGGGTGGGTAAAACGACGATGATTCGTCAAATTTCCCGACGGTTAAATGAGATCTCAAATGAGATCCCACCAGCGGTTGTTACAGACCGCTCCAGCTATAGTAATGGTGGGGTTGCGCCAGTACCCTTATTGCTGCTGGAAACACGTCCACCGGATGGTGGAGCCTTCAACCGAGCAGATTACTACCGCACTGCTCTAAAACTGTTGGGTGAACCCTTCTACGAACGCCGTCTGTTGGTCGATATCGATACCGAACAAACGATTGAGAAGAAAGGCCGTGGACGGAGTAAAGCTACCCAGTTTAATGATTCTCCCGAACTGCGTCATGCGCTCGAAGCAGCGATGGCGAAACGGGGCGTAAGAGCTGTGATTCTCGATGAAGCCCAACATCTGATGAAGGTTGGCAGTGGCGCGAGTGGTGGTAAGTTACTCGACCAATTGGACTGGATTAAGTCGATGACGAATGTGACTGGGGTGCTGCACATTCTGATTGGCACTTACGAGCTGTTGAACTTTCGCAATTTAAGCGGGCAGGCATCGCGGCGGGGGCTGGATCTGCATTTTCCGCGTTATCTGTTTCAACACGAGCAAGACCGTCAGGATTTTCAAGGGGTGTTATTGGCACTGCTCAAGCAAGTTCCACTCACGACTGATATCCCTGCTTTGATGCAGCATTGGTTCTATTTTTACGAACGGTCGATTGGTTGTATTGGTGTACTCAAGGACTGGCTGATTCGGGCGGTGGCGGCAGCTATCCGCGAGGGGAGTGACACTTTGACTCAAGGGCGATTAGAGGAACATGCGTTGTCTTTGTCTCAATGCGAACGGATGGCTCTGGATGCGATTGAGGGCGAACAAAAGCTGGGCTATGCGGAAAGTCGGCGCGACCATTTATGGCGGTTGTTGCAATCTGGGATGACCTCAACGACTGTGCCTACCACTGTTGTCTCCACAACAGTGGCTGTCGAGGATGCTCCGCCACCTGCCAAAAAGCCAAGGAAAAAGCGTTCCACTTCGTCAACTACTGAGTCAGTGACTGCATCTGTCGAGACTTTCGAGACTATCGTTGAACCTGTCCCGCCTAAGAAAAGAAGGAGTAAAAAGGCTGTCACTACGCCAGCGCCAGTCCCAGATCCAGTCCCAGAAACTTTGAATGTCACAACCAACGATCTGGCAGTAGATCTGCTTGGGGCTGAAATTCCGCTTCCTGTAGCCGAACCAGCTAAGAAAAAAAACTCAAGGCGTGTCGGACAGCGCAATCCACAGCGAGATCCAGTTGGCTGA